Proteins from a genomic interval of Neodiprion lecontei isolate iyNeoLeco1 chromosome 2, iyNeoLeco1.1, whole genome shotgun sequence:
- the LOC107219774 gene encoding uncharacterized protein LOC107219774: MSKSSSGGNDGSRSSSVECDDANNQQPINIQALVNSNGRIDETPGSADENALCSRNEPLVPNSPPPSYEHVLEETRMAVGQPANNAEDEIRPAANNREREEIPDGGTDRGGRTPIKGPEILHKSSKELYRAVAKQWGITCKMSDQCRCFDCQSHYFDCEYERDEQEKTDGGLGAGTPMFLSEVMHGTACTII; the protein is encoded by the exons ATGTCGAAGTCGTCGAGCGGGGGAAACGACGGAAGTCGGAGCAGCAGCGTCGAGTGCGATGACGCGAATAATCAGCAGCCAATCAACATTCAGGCGCTGGTAAACTCCAACGGGAGAATAGACGAGACGCCCGGCTCCGCCGATGAAAACGCTCTCTGCTCCAGGAACGAACCTCTTGTGCCAAACTCGCCGCCTCCGTCTTACGAGCACGTTCTCGAAGAA ACGAGAATGGCCGTTGGACAGCCGGCAAATAATGCGGAAGATGAAATTCGCCCTGCAGCAAATaacagggagagagaggaaatACCGGATGGCGGTACAG atCGGGGTGGAAGAACACCGATAAAGGGTCCAGAAATATTGCACAAGTCGAGTAAAGAGTTGTACAGAGCTGTGGCCAAGCAATGGGGTATTACGTGCAAGATGAGCGATCAGTGCCGGTGTTTTGATTGCCAG AGCCATTACTTCGATTGTGAATACGAGAGAGACGAGCAGGAGAAAACGGACGGAGGTTTAGGCGCCGGGACGCCGATGTTCCTTTCGGAAGTGATGCATGGTACAGCCTGTACGATTATATAA
- the LOC107219773 gene encoding uncharacterized protein LOC107219773 — MLEAPPGSHEDLVEAARIPCTQQSDLDAMLYGYTNSIYVLDHAQESLPDMDMLQLFASPAGRALVVNESQPKGSMLTSCLSRESSSRSKNSCRRASGTGTASAPASPPRHRKSSAELYKEAAEILGLTCSMTDSCRCIDCQSNYFDCEEDYGDTRTEVAAGTPILHALSHPLTCTIQ; from the exons ATGCTGGAGGCCCCACCGGGCAGCCACGAGGACCTGGTCGAGGCTGCTAGGATACCGTGCACACAGCAATCGG ATCTCGACGCTATGTTGTACGGCTACACAAACAGTATTTACGTGCTGGACCATGCGCAGGAATCGTTGCCG GACATGGACATGCTGCAGCTATTCGCCTCGCCGGCGGGAAGAGCGTTGGTGGTGAACGAAAGCCAGCCGAAAGGTTCGATGCTGACTTCCTGCCTGTCGCGAGAATCGTCGTCGAGGTCGAAGAACAGCTGCAGACGAGCTTCGGGAACGGGAACCGCGAGTGCCCCGGCATCGCCTCCTCGACACCGGAAGTCCAGCGCCGAACTTTACAAGGAAGCGGCGGAGATACTCGGACTCACGTGCTCGATGACTGACAGCTGTCGATGCATCGACTGCCAG AGCAACTACTTTGACTGCGAGGAGGATTACGGCGACACGAGAACGGAAGTCGCCGCAGGCACGCCGATTCTTCACGCTCTTTCGCATCCGCTTACTTGTACCATTCAGTAG